The following DNA comes from bacterium.
AATTGGCACATAGAGGTACCAATAGCGGCAATTATATTTAATGAATCGGCCATTTTAAGTTTGCCGATAATTCATACTGAGCTGTCGGAAAATGAAGTAGAGTTGGAGGCTGTTTGCTGTGCAGAAAATCAATCCTAATCCGAAAGCCTCGGAGATGGGTCTGATTGATTCCTAACGATCAAACTATGAATAATCTTAAAACGGAACAACACATAAATATAATTGCTTAGTCAAACACTAAAGCTTGTATATAGTACTAATTTGTACTCTGTTTTTGCAAGGATAAAATGATTGGCGTAATAACCGCTAGTGATGAAAATTTTTAGAAATTGATCTTAATTTCTGAAAGTATATATTTTTGTTATTAAATATTTTTTTTAGAAAGGAGCCGTATGGTACAGATATTACTATTGTTGTTGGTCGTTACAGTTCACGCAACAATTAATGCTCAAGATCAATATCCTGAAGCAATTGCAGACAATTCATTTTTAATTGAAGAAGCTTATAATCAGGAATCACGTGTCGTCCAGCATATTTTTAACGGCGTCCGAACTCATAATAAAGATGTCGAGTTTTTGTTTACTCAGGAATGGCCACTATGGTCTCAACGCCATCAATTCAGTTACGGCATTCCTTACGTTTGGCCGGATAAGACTTCCGGATTTGGGGATGTAATGATCAATTACCGTTACCAATTGCTTGATGACAACCATTGGGCCGTTGCTCCGAGAATTTCGCTCATTTTACCGACCGGTAAGGATGAACTAAGTGACAATCAAACAGGATATCAATTCAACCTACCGGTCAGCCGCCGGATTGCCGCTCAATGGGCCGCCCACGTCAACGCCGGGGTCACCTATTTACAAAAAGACGAACAAGCAAATTTTTTTGCGGGCGGAAGTTTGATCTGGCTGGCAACACCTACCTTGAATCTTATGGCTGAATTTTTGTCCGAATTTCCCGATGGCAGCGACAATGTTTATGTAATCAATCCCGGTTTACGTTACGCCCATAACGCAGGCAATTTGCAAATCGTTCCTGGACTGGCTGTACCAATCCAACTTAATGGATCGGATAAAGGTACTGATATATTTTTATACCTTTCCCTGGAGCATCCGTTCTAGTTAAAATTTTCAGGCACATTTTAACAAAATTTACCATTTAATATCTTTTAGATAATATTTAGATAACAATTCATTAATATAATTCTGCGTTAACATTAAGTTAACCTATCTAAAATTGCGTGTTAAAAATTTCTTAACCTAACAATTACAAAGGAGAATCATGAGATCCTTGACACTATTCGTGTGCTTATTCCTTACAATCGGACTTTTTGCACAAGAAGAAAAGAAGGACGAATCTGTGACAACCGGCGAATCTTCCAAAGTCAGGTTCGGTACGCTGATCCAGTTATGGAATACTACCAATTTTAAAAACAAAGACAAAGGCAATGAGACCTTCAACACGTTTCGCATTCGCCGTGCTGAAATTAAATTCACCGGAGATATCAGCGAAAAAGTTGCGTTTACCGTGATGTTTGACCCGGCTAAACTTTTGGCCAATAGTTCATCCAAACCCGATACCAACACCGTTGTTGACAAAGCCAAAACAAAACAATCCGATTTTGCCATTCTCCAAGACGTTTTCATCACCTATCATCTCAATAAACAGTATAAACTCGATCTTCAGGTCGGACAATTCAAATATCCACTCACATATGAAGGCCTTCAATCGAGTGCTAAACTTAATTTTATCGAACGTGCTGAATCGGTTCGCTCTTTCGGAGACAAACGCGACCTTGGTCTTCAAATCAGCGCCAAACCCAATCAATTTGTAGAAGGCGCCTTGATGATCATCCAAGGTAACAGCCAAAATAAAACGGATGGTAATCAGCAAAAAGATTTTGCCGGACGCGTGGTCGTCAAACCGATGGACGGATTGTCAATAGGTGGATCTTTTTACAAAGGCCATAACGGTAACGACGGCAAAACCCCGCAAAACAGGTTTGGCGGCGAAGCGGCTTATGTTAAAAATGCCATTACAACTTACGGCGAAGTAATTTTCGCCAAAGACGGAAAAGTAAAACCGCAGAAATCTCAGCCTGCAGGATACGTCGCAGTTTTGTATAAGCTGAACGATCAATGGCAGCCGGGCGTGCGATACGAATACGCATCAACAAATTATGAAACGGCGAGCAAAGAAGTTCCGAGAACGCGTTTAACTTTCGGAGTCAATTACTTTGTCGAAAAAAATTCTAAAATTCAGTTAAACTATATTTACGGCAAATTCTCGAAGAAAAACGGCGATTATGCAGCGAATTTGGTCGCCGTCAATTGGCAGGTATATTTCTAAGCTCTTTGGAATAGTTAGAATAAAAAAGGCGGGCCTTATAGCTCGCCTTTTTTTATTGGATTTCAAAAAAATTTCTAAAAGCTCGAAAGCGCTTCGCCCGCACTTGTGATACACACATTCAGATCTTTTAAAAGGCCGTCTTCGATGGAGTACGCCCATCCATGTACCGATAACTCCTGACCGCGTGACCAAGCTTTTTGAATAATCGTCGTATTGCATACGTTATTGACCTGCTCGATAACATTCAATTCGCATAAACGGTCAAGTTTGATTTTTTCATCGGTAATAGCATCCAATTGCGTCTGATGTTTTTTATAAATATCGCGAATATGACGCAACCAATTATCGATCAATCCTAGGTGTGAATTCGCCAGCGCGGCACGAACGCCGCCGCATCCGTAATGGCCGCAGACGATCACGTCACTTACGCCAAGCACGTCAACCGCATATTCGATCACGGACAAACAATTGAAATCCGTATGCACGACGACATTGGCAACGTTGCGGTGAACAAACAATTCGCCCGGCAAGAGTCCGACGATCTCATTGGCCGGAACGCGGCTGTCCGAACATCCGATCCAAAGATATTTTGGAGATTGTTGTTTGGACAATTCCTGGAAAAATCCGGGATGCGATTGTTTTATTTTTTCCGCCCACTTGCGATTATTGTCAAATAACGATTTTAAACGGCGCATAATTTAATTTCCTATAACGCGTTTATAGCCGAGAAAATGTTGAGAATAATACGGTTCTGTCAAGTTGGAATACGTCACGCCAACGGTAGTACTGGCATGAGCAAATCGATCATTACCGACATAAATACCGACATGCGACGCGCCTTGCGCTCCTTTATACGTATTCTGAAAAAACACTAAATCGCCAAACACCAGATCTGATTCTTCTACCGGTTTACCCAGCGCATACATGTCGGCCGATTGCCGCGGCAAATCAACATTTAAAACTTTTTTAAAAACCGATCCGACAAACCCCGAACAATCGGCGCCTTTGTTTTTTTCAACAACGCCAAATTTATACGGCGTCCCCAGCCACGAATCGATTTCCCTGATCATTGCTTCCTGTTGATCTTTAGAAATGCTTCCCGCTGCTATGCTTACGGCAACACCGCCATTTAGCCCTCCATTGGGAAGCGTTGACGTGTTATCGGTCAGAACTTCTTTTTTCTTTTTGATGCGATCTTTTTTGGAAGTATAGATGGGATTGGGAATGCATCCGCCAAAAGCCAACGTTGCTATTAAACTAACAATGATTAAACGCACCTGTCACTCCTTCCGTTTTTGTAGGCCTGCTATTTGGCCGTTTTGGTTTCAACGGTTTTTTTTGCAAGGTGGCCGTTGCCATCAGAAATACCTGCCGCGATCTGTTCCATTTCCAGGTTCTCACGCCAAATACGTTTACCCCAAAGCCGGAGCATCGCGGGAAGAATTAACACCGACGACACGGAACAAATGATTATGCCAAATGAACACATATAACCTAAGCTGGACAGGCCGCGGTTGTCTACAAATATAAGTGAACCGAAACCGATGACGGTAGTCAATGCTGAAAGAAAAAGCGATTGGCCGGTCTCGTGTATCGCGGCAAAAACATCATGACGCAAATCTTCGAGATAGCGCGAAATAATATAAATTCCATAATCGACGCCCGATCCTATTAACAGGGGGACGCAAATCATATTAACGAAATTGATTTTGATTCCCAGAAGACGCATCGTTCCCAAAATACACAAAATCGAAAAAATCAGCGGAACCACACATACAAGGATCGCCCGCCAATTTCTGTATTTAATGATAACGAGCAGAAGTACTGTAATCATTGACGATATCACGGCGATGCCAAAATCTTTCTTGACTAATTTTAGAAATTCCGCTGTTACGACGCGAATGCCGGTTATGATCGTATGCTCTGTATCGAGTTTTGAATCCCGATGCAACTCACGAATGAAATCATTGACAATGTCGATTTCATAGGAGTCACCGGTTAACTCAACCTGCGTAATCACTTTTTTGACCCCGTTTTTCTCAACGTAAAAATGTTTCATGATATCGCCGAAGCCCTCGCTCTGAAAACTATGCAAAGTGATCGGCTCCCTTACGGTCAGCATGTTGCGCAAACGGTCGAGGCGGAAATAATTCATCCGTAAACCGGTTTTGGACATTTCTAGTCGCACCTTAAAAAGAATGCTTTCAACATCGAGGTTTTTGATTTTCGCAATGTTCGCTTCCTGCTGATCAAACGAAGGAATGTAACGCAACAGAGAATTATAATCTTTGACCATACCTTTTGTGACTAACTCATCCATTTTTTGATTGAGCCTGTGCAGCCGCTCAATCAGTTCTTCGTCGGTTTGTGCAGTACAAACAACGCTGATCGGTTTGAAGTGCGTTCCGAATTTTTCCTGCAGTCGTTTGATCATTTTCAAATCGACGTCATTTTTGCTGCGAATGTTCTCGATATTTTCATCAAACGTCACGCCCAAACCTTGATCCTGACTTGGAACTACCCCAACCAAAACCAAAATCATAATTACGGCAATGGCAATCCCGGTTGTAGTAATATATTTGGGATGGCGGAGCACAAATTTCGAAATAGCGTCCAGTAATTTACTAAGTGTCGTCTGTAGAGGTCTTCCCTTCAAAATTTTCCGGCCACGGATACGGATTTCGGCCGGCATAAAAAATAAAACGGCGGCAAATAAAATCATAATTCCCACGCCGCCAAGAAAACCAAGTTCGTACAGGCCTTTGAATTCAGTCACCATCAGAACAGCAAATACTACGGCGGTACTGACGGCGCCGTAAAAAACACTGACGCCAGTTTCGCGAAACGTAATCACAAGATTTTGAACTACGCTGTTGTGCCGGGTGTGCTGTTCCTGCTCGATAAAACGATTATAAATATGAATGGAATAGTCAATGCCAAGCCCCAATAACATCGCTCCGGCAGAAGCGGTGATGATATTAACTTTTTGAAACAGCAAATCGCCGAAACAAAAAACCCATGTCACACCGGCCAAAATCGGCGCCGTAATAAAAAACAAAGCGCGAAAATTACCATAGAAGAAATAAAACAGGATCAGAATCAGGATCACAACCATGAATGAACTATTGATCAATCCTTGCTCGACCGCTCGCGCATTCGTCAAAGCCGACACGTAATTACCGCCCAAAGTGATCTTGAGTCGCGACCCTTCTTCCCCCATTGTCAATAGCAGTGAATCAACCAGTACCTGATTTCGGCTGACTATTTCATGACAAAATTTGGTGTCGTTGGGTACGCCGGTCGGTTTGACAAACATAAGCAAAGTCCGGCGATCCTTAGATAAATAATAACTTTCTTTATCCCGGATCAACGAAGCATTTTGCGGACCGAGCATTTTTTCGATGTAAGGAAGAAAAAACTCTGAAATGAGCAGCGGATCTTCGCGCAGAACTTTTTTGATCAGCGGATCCGGCGGAACCGGAGCATTCAGAATGTTTTTACAATTCAAAATCTGGCGTTCAATCTCATGATCCTCAAACTTCGTCAATACCGTATCCAGGTCGCTTTCGGATAAATACAATAACGCGTTCTTGACAAAAAAATCTTCAATAAAAGCTTTGTCCTGATCGGTCACGGCATAATTTACCGATGCCACCATGCCTGTTTGCATCAGCAAATCACCCATTTGCCGCGCAAAGGATTTGATGAGATCGGGTTCCGGCGGTAAAGAATCGTTCGTTTCAACAAGGATAATATGTCTCTCCGGCGCACCGAAATCTTCATTCACTTCCCAAAATTCTTTGATCAATTTCGAATCTTGCGGCAGCAAATCAAAATTATTGGTACTGATTTTAATATCCATCATGTACCGCGTTGACACAACCGTAATGGCGATCAGTATCAGCAACACAATGCGGTAGTGCTCATAACAAAATTGAGCGACTTTCCCCAGAATGGTCTTCATTGTATAGAAATTTCTCCTGCTTTAAAAAATACACGCCAAAGTAACCGATTTCATCAAAATTAGCAACGACTATCCCATGTTTTTTACATTCTAATGGATCAAATTTATATCTCTAACCCCTAAATAACCTTGCGCTTTCGCGCTTCATTGCGTATTTTAATTTTAATTAAGCTCTCACCAAGAAGGAGTTTTTTGAATGATGGTTTTCCATCTTTTGGTTCGCTACGCCAAACTGATTCCTTTTTTTATTGTCCTCCCGGTAGCCCTTTCTTTCCATAACGATCATTCCAAACGTAATCCATTCGCTGCTTACATTGATGTCCCTTCGGATACGCCATACGCAGGTTTTATGTTACGCGCCAACCAGTTCTATGAGCAAAAAGATTACGCTCACGCGCTAACTCATTTACTGTTTGCGAGAGACCTTGCGCCGGAATTGCAAAATGATTTCCGGCTTAATTTTAAAATCGCATTCAGTTACAAAAATTTGAACCAATCCGAGAAGGCATTACCCTATTGGCACATTGCCGCAGAAGATTCATTGATGGGCGATTACGCTCTTTACCAACTGGCTGGTACCTACACGTCTTTTCCCGACAGCACCGATCAGGCCATCGACACTTACAAACAATTGCTTCAATCTTTTCCGAATTCCGTTTTTGGAATGGAAACACGCATTACTTTGATTCAATTACTCAATAGCCGTAAACGCTTCAATGAATCGGATGTTTTTCTGGCTTCGGCTGACAACGTAATAAAAACCGACAAATCGTATAAATTACAGTTCGAGCCTGTCGTTACGCTTCTCACCGGCTGGTCGCACTGGAATCGCGGACGCCATCAACAGGCACTCGATGAATTGCGTACCGTGATCAATAATTTTCGGTATACAGACGAAGCCTATCAGGCCAAACAACTTATCGAGCAAATCAAAACGAAAATTGGCAGTCCGGTCACTGCCGAACAATTTATCGCCGGTAATGAAGTTTTAGTTTTGCAAGGACATTTCCAGGAAGCGCTCAATGAATTAGCCGAAGCGAAAATCCGCTATCCCGCCGATGACGACCAAAAATCCATCGATTATGCCATTGCCAAAGTGTACAACGCCCAAGGACTTTTTTCAGCTGCCGTTCCGCGGTATCAGGCATTGTGGAATAAATACCGCCATAAAGAAGCGCTTTTCAATCTCGCTAAAGCGGCGCGGTACAGCGATCAACTCGATCTGTCCATCAAAGCTTATCAAGATTATCTGAAAAATGTTGCGCTGAACAAAGCGTGGAAAAATTACATCGCGTATGAAATTGCAAATAATTATTCCGCCAAAGGCGACACGGCAAGTTTACGTGAAGCCAATCGCTGGTACCGCGATGTTCAAAAAACGGCTCAACGTTCATCGCTCTACGGTTATCACGCCGCGTTCCGTGAAGCATTTAACTATTACAAAATGGAAGAGTACGGTGAGGCA
Coding sequences within:
- a CDS encoding OprO/OprP family phosphate-selective porin, whose translation is MRSLTLFVCLFLTIGLFAQEEKKDESVTTGESSKVRFGTLIQLWNTTNFKNKDKGNETFNTFRIRRAEIKFTGDISEKVAFTVMFDPAKLLANSSSKPDTNTVVDKAKTKQSDFAILQDVFITYHLNKQYKLDLQVGQFKYPLTYEGLQSSAKLNFIERAESVRSFGDKRDLGLQISAKPNQFVEGALMIIQGNSQNKTDGNQQKDFAGRVVVKPMDGLSIGGSFYKGHNGNDGKTPQNRFGGEAAYVKNAITTYGEVIFAKDGKVKPQKSQPAGYVAVLYKLNDQWQPGVRYEYASTNYETASKEVPRTRLTFGVNYFVEKNSKIQLNYIYGKFSKKNGDYAANLVAVNWQVYF
- a CDS encoding transporter, whose translation is MVQILLLLLVVTVHATINAQDQYPEAIADNSFLIEEAYNQESRVVQHIFNGVRTHNKDVEFLFTQEWPLWSQRHQFSYGIPYVWPDKTSGFGDVMINYRYQLLDDNHWAVAPRISLILPTGKDELSDNQTGYQFNLPVSRRIAAQWAAHVNAGVTYLQKDEQANFFAGGSLIWLATPTLNLMAEFLSEFPDGSDNVYVINPGLRYAHNAGNLQIVPGLAVPIQLNGSDKGTDIFLYLSLEHPF
- a CDS encoding C40 family peptidase is translated as MRLIIVSLIATLAFGGCIPNPIYTSKKDRIKKKKEVLTDNTSTLPNGGLNGGVAVSIAAGSISKDQQEAMIREIDSWLGTPYKFGVVEKNKGADCSGFVGSVFKKVLNVDLPRQSADMYALGKPVEESDLVFGDLVFFQNTYKGAQGASHVGIYVGNDRFAHASTTVGVTYSNLTEPYYSQHFLGYKRVIGN
- a CDS encoding transglycosylase SLT domain-containing protein translates to MMVFHLLVRYAKLIPFFIVLPVALSFHNDHSKRNPFAAYIDVPSDTPYAGFMLRANQFYEQKDYAHALTHLLFARDLAPELQNDFRLNFKIAFSYKNLNQSEKALPYWHIAAEDSLMGDYALYQLAGTYTSFPDSTDQAIDTYKQLLQSFPNSVFGMETRITLIQLLNSRKRFNESDVFLASADNVIKTDKSYKLQFEPVVTLLTGWSHWNRGRHQQALDELRTVINNFRYTDEAYQAKQLIEQIKTKIGSPVTAEQFIAGNEVLVLQGHFQEALNELAEAKIRYPADDDQKSIDYAIAKVYNAQGLFSAAVPRYQALWNKYRHKEALFNLAKAARYSDQLDLSIKAYQDYLKNVALNKAWKNYIAYEIANNYSAKGDTASLREANRWYRDVQKTAQRSSLYGYHAAFREAFNYYKMEEYGEAVSKLQLLQNTLPFMESRCRYWIAKSYEKMNRPKEAQALYVQLATSRYSDYYGMLGAQMLSGRSEVKNLFDVFSHTQTSHGNLWSALKNEIKPRIRTTENDPFIDAPDEVLQTLEPEFTKAWIGCDVLDPTYAERELLPLKDKYYSTFERTKFLKSFSEYIGGYNLAVDAAVKLRTKYKKQISDFSDEYTKLFYPRYYIPVIQHYAHVHGLDENLLLALVKSESAFRSNAISSARAVGLMQIMPFTGNELARLLNLDDFQVMHLQNPESSIRLGSFYLHQQAQTYKNYVPAILGAYNAGPHRATFWMKYYDADEPEEFPEIVELLETGSYIRKIMLDRWIYSQLYAS
- the can gene encoding carbonate dehydratase, producing the protein MRRLKSLFDNNRKWAEKIKQSHPGFFQELSKQQSPKYLWIGCSDSRVPANEIVGLLPGELFVHRNVANVVVHTDFNCLSVIEYAVDVLGVSDVIVCGHYGCGGVRAALANSHLGLIDNWLRHIRDIYKKHQTQLDAITDEKIKLDRLCELNVIEQVNNVCNTTIIQKAWSRGQELSVHGWAYSIEDGLLKDLNVCITSAGEALSSF
- a CDS encoding MMPL family transporter, with the protein product MKTILGKVAQFCYEHYRIVLLILIAITVVSTRYMMDIKISTNNFDLLPQDSKLIKEFWEVNEDFGAPERHIILVETNDSLPPEPDLIKSFARQMGDLLMQTGMVASVNYAVTDQDKAFIEDFFVKNALLYLSESDLDTVLTKFEDHEIERQILNCKNILNAPVPPDPLIKKVLREDPLLISEFFLPYIEKMLGPQNASLIRDKESYYLSKDRRTLLMFVKPTGVPNDTKFCHEIVSRNQVLVDSLLLTMGEEGSRLKITLGGNYVSALTNARAVEQGLINSSFMVVILILILFYFFYGNFRALFFITAPILAGVTWVFCFGDLLFQKVNIITASAGAMLLGLGIDYSIHIYNRFIEQEQHTRHNSVVQNLVITFRETGVSVFYGAVSTAVVFAVLMVTEFKGLYELGFLGGVGIMILFAAVLFFMPAEIRIRGRKILKGRPLQTTLSKLLDAISKFVLRHPKYITTTGIAIAVIMILVLVGVVPSQDQGLGVTFDENIENIRSKNDVDLKMIKRLQEKFGTHFKPISVVCTAQTDEELIERLHRLNQKMDELVTKGMVKDYNSLLRYIPSFDQQEANIAKIKNLDVESILFKVRLEMSKTGLRMNYFRLDRLRNMLTVREPITLHSFQSEGFGDIMKHFYVEKNGVKKVITQVELTGDSYEIDIVNDFIRELHRDSKLDTEHTIITGIRVVTAEFLKLVKKDFGIAVISSMITVLLLVIIKYRNWRAILVCVVPLIFSILCILGTMRLLGIKINFVNMICVPLLIGSGVDYGIYIISRYLEDLRHDVFAAIHETGQSLFLSALTTVIGFGSLIFVDNRGLSSLGYMCSFGIIICSVSSVLILPAMLRLWGKRIWRENLEMEQIAAGISDGNGHLAKKTVETKTAK